The Salvelinus namaycush isolate Seneca chromosome 8, SaNama_1.0, whole genome shotgun sequence genome has a segment encoding these proteins:
- the LOC120051694 gene encoding tyrosine-protein phosphatase non-receptor type 5-like — protein MNRRLSSSTRSQTEDSIFLKPDEDPMWLDDLPTTDNNFSQPGDGSLSPDANPGRGNSPPKDPEKLWRDTFYIVVMGMHWCAVLCTISQITGYWVFFIVDGNELFPAFYKALQLLDFYLGVLLSFNPVFGEDMEKTKNYWLLHATEGIGMAVIIFMVYRIVCKLGYGEAWWSTTVVTNHGDRRQSVSRQPSFTLSEWTDAQEDLMNLEAEPQTPVFDLGLDTRTEGDITTLSVTPVGLQERRGSNVSLTLDMCSPGCTEPYGYGAQLSPRDQTAKEYLREGTNTLSPAQLHTRAMDDQALQAEFYETPMNFVDPKEYNYPGLVRKNRYKTILPNTHSRVILQTADEDEFLRTYINANYLQGYGGEERAYIATQGPTVNTVGDFWRMVWQERCPIIVMITNLEEKNEKCAEYWPEDSVSHEGILITVVTVTQEDDYSLRVFTLKCDGEERSLRQYWYTSWPDQKTPDKAPPLLELVQEVEQAREEALPTSGPVIVHCSAGIGRTGCFIATSILCKQLRSEGVVDILRTTCQLRLDRGGMIQTGEQYQFVHHVLSLYEKQLSHTAEE, from the exons ATGAACAGACGTCTGAGCAGCTCGACCCGTTCCCAGACGGAGGACTCCATCTTCCTAAAGCCAGATGAAGACCCCATGTGGCTGGACGACCTCCCAACGACAGACAACAACTTCTCTCAACCAGGGGATGGCTCCCTAAGCCCTGATGCAAACCCAGGACGGGGGAACAGCCCCCCAAAGGACCCAGAGAAACTGTGGAGGGACACGTTTTACATAGTTGTCATGGGGATGCACTGGTGTGCCGTGCTCTGCACCATTTCCCAAATCACG GGTTATTGGGTCTTCTTTATTGTGGATGGTAACGAGTTGTTCCCAGCCTTCTACAAAGCCTTGCAGCTCTTAGACTTCTACCTGGGCGTCCTCCTATCATTCAACCCTGTGTTTGGAGAGGAC ATGGAGAAGACCAAGAACTACTGGCTCCTCCACGCCACCGAAGGCATCGGCATGGCTGTCATTATCTTCATG GTCTACCGCATTGTGTGTAAGTTGGggtacggtgaagcgtggtggtccACGACGGTGGTGACTAACCATGGGGACAGACGTCAGTCAGTGAGTCGCCAGCCTTCCTTCACCCTGTCAGAGTGGACAGACGCCCAGGAGGACCTGATGAACCTAGAAGCTGAACCCCAGACACCTGTCTTTGACCTGGGTCTGGACACCAGGACGGAGGGGGACATCACCACCCTCTCTGTTACACCTGTGGGCCTGCAAGAGAG gagggGCTCCAACGTGTCCCTGACCCTGGACATGTGTTCTCCTGGCTGTACGGAGCCCTATGGCTACGGTGCCCAGCTCTCCCCCAGAGACCAGACTGCCAAGGAGTACCTGAGAGAGGGAACAAACACACTCAGCCCTGCCCAGCTCCACACACGCGCTATGGACGACCAAGCCCTACAGGCAGAGTTCTAT GAAACTCCCATGAACTTTGTGGACCCAAAGGAGTACAACTACCCAGGCCTGGTGAGGAAGAACCGCTATAAGACCATCCTGCCCA ACACACACAGTAGAGTGATCCTCCAGACAGCAGATGAAGATGAATTCCTCAGGACCTACATCAATGCTAACTACCTACAG GGTTACGGGGGTGAGGAGCGGGCGTACATCGCTACCCAAGGTCCTACAGTCAACACGGTGGGAGATTTCTGGAGGATGGTGTGGCAGGAACGCTGTCCTATCATCGTCATGATCACTAACCTAGAGGAGAAGAatgag AAATGTGCAGAGTACTGGCCTGAGGACTCTGTGTCCCACGAGGGCATCCTGATCACGGTTGTCACGGTAACCCAGGAGGACGACTACAGCCTGAGGGTCTTCACTCTGAAG tgtgatggagaggagCGCAGCCTCAGGCAGTACTGGTACACCTCCTGGCCTGACCAGAAGACACCGGACAAAGCCCCGCCCCTCCTGGAGCTGGTACAGGAAGTGGAGCAGGCAAGAGAGGAAGCTCTGCCCACCAGCGGCCCTGTCATCGTCCACTGCAG TGCTGGGATAGGTCGGACAGGCTGTTTCATCGCCACCTCCATCCTGTGTAAACAGCTGAGGAGTGAGGGTGTGGTCGACATACTGAGAACTACCTGCCAGCTCCGCCTCGACAG aGGCGGGATGATCCAGACGGGTGAGCAGTACCAGTTTGTGCACCACGTCCTCAGCCTGTACGAGAAGCAGCTGTCCCACACTGCAGAGGAGTAG